A genomic segment from Takifugu rubripes chromosome 20, fTakRub1.2, whole genome shotgun sequence encodes:
- the tjp3 gene encoding tight junction protein ZO-3 isoform X2 gives MEVRFKDQVRANMEELTIWEQHTITLSKDPKFGFGFAISGGKDKPNPDNGDTTLVVSDVLPNGPAMGRLFTKDQIVMVNGVSMENVYSNYTIQILKTCGKTANVTVKRPRKIQIPATTRPTRAASHSNLLEQDPPRRTRHYSDDSDNRDGPRYRPRARSNTPDRNGHGNTLPLMSSGYKRLPHQEASHQPIRTTLRKKKITDEYGLKLGSQIFIKHMTETGLAAKEGTLQEGDLILKINGMTTENLSLLETKHLVEKSRGKLTMMVLRDDRKFLVSIPEVADSAPNSEEDHRRNSSSELEEISDIDEDVPPQRTSRPPHREKRTRRTRAEPPPAKSRDSSPVRSTLSRPPPRTYAPRRPPSESESDRSASPAPVRRPSPDVRDHSSKYKSLSGVSTLPNPRSSPVVPTWSTSRPTSSASRPRKPVSESDSDRSVTPPPHADSRYKVLPDLPQAGMRNSPITVRSDPPRRVNSPVRVPPPDSESESDENPVSVQRHSTSYSQDPLSRYRVLPEVAVEPPRWSADGVAAGAPPQKVRSESDSGASYASVPRRSSTESTDSRKATTRYRVLPEAKPLPVEAKPQPPRRAPSPMRPPPPDDSSDSDQLAPLRRSGSSEREENHRSAPRVAMGAGRSGISVKSNPPVYSKPAEEPIYSLPPDSYPSANPGYSSDVHTVSFVKEDSVGLRLVGGNDVGIFVGGVQPNSPAYDQGMKEGDQIMQVNNVDFGHFTREEAANFLLNVKKGEQVQIRTQHKMDIYKKIIKSNLADNFYIRTHFDHDADSPIGLSFTRGEVFRVVDTMHRGKLGKWLAVRMGNDLHEMDKGIIPNQTRAETFARLEQTQRGSGERQVSGPRAEFWKLRGLRGNKKNEKYVRRSRDDLLQLTIQGKFPAYERVLLREANFKRPIVIMGPLNDIAMEKLAREMPDEYEAAEMVPRSGADSSSTVIKLDTVRRIAEKDKHPLLDITPTAVERLNYIQYHPMVLFLDPHSRKDVKAMRQRYSPNSSKSSRRLYSQALKLRKHCSHLFSARIDLQPGSHAWYESLKDKIRHQQTKPVWVSEVTLETGGEQDLDALDQTQSDYLSAASDLEDTDGEAFTDGEAYTDNEDLEEAYPGHNAPNPSRGPRMAGAALARSSEPASGRRSPPLDSVHREIPPLMHVPEPRAPRRESYSPAHSDAEEEEEELAHRSFTDSDFSALDVIPPTTPSDGPPDFIAPDPSLRYAERPESPQHASLAAIEEKLQQTRSADTQAEPAERKAPQFIVLAHHQEAIQFRRTQIRGSDSSDDDEEEADDIEWGPATEL, from the exons CACCAAAGACCAGATTGTGATGGTCAACGGCGTCTCCATGGAGAACGTTTACTCCAACTACACCATTCAGATCCTTAAGACCTGCGGCAAAACCGCTAACGTG ACTGTGAAACGCCCTCGCAAGATCCAGATCCCGGCGACCACCAGGCCGACTCGAGCCGCCTCCCACTCCAACCTGCTGGAGCAGGACCCGCCCAGACGAACGCGGCACTACTCCGACGACAGCGACAACCGGGACGGCCCCCGCTACCGTCCCCGCGCCCGCAGCAACACGCCGGACCGCAACGGGCACGGAAACACGCTGCCGTTGATGTCGTCGGGGTACAAGAGGCTGCCCCATCAGGAGGCCTCCCATCAGCCCATCAGAACCACactgaggaaaaagaagatCACTGATG AGTACGGACTGAAGCTGGGCAGCCAGATCTTCATCAAGCACATGACGGAAACTGGGCTGGCTGCCAAGGAGGGAACTCTGCAGGAAGGAGACCTGATTCTGAAG ATCAATGGCATGACGACGGAGAACCTCTCCCTGCTGGAGACCAAACATCTGGTGGAAAAGAGCCGGGGCAAGCTGACCATGATGGTCCTCAGGGACGACCGCAAGTTCCTGGTCAGCATCCCAGAGGTGGCGGACAGCGCCCCCAACAGCGAGGAGGACCACCGCCGCAACAGCAGCTCCGAACTAGAGG aAATTTCTGACATTGACGAGGACGTCCCGCCTCAGAGGACGTCCCGGCCACCCCACAGAGAGAAACGCACGCGCAG AACAAGAGCCGAACCTCCTCCAGCCAAGTCTCGGGATTCCTCACCAGTGCGCTCCACGCTGAGCCGACCTCCCCCCAGAACCTACGCACCTCGCAGAC CTCCGTCTGAGTCCGAGTCCGACCGCAGCGCCTCCCCGGCACCCGTCAGGAGACCCAGTCCAGATGTGAGGGATCACTCCAGCAAATACAA GTCTCTGTCCGGCGTGTCCACGCTGCCAAACCCTCGGTCCTCACCTGTAGTCCCCACCTGGTCCACGTCGCGACCCACCTCCTCCGCCTCGCGACCTCGCAAGCCGGTGTCGGAGTCGGATTCCGACCGCagtgtcacccccccaccccacgcAGACAGCAGATACAA ggttCTGCCTGATCTGCCCCAGGCCGGAATGAGGAACTCCCCCATCACCGTGCGTTCCGACCCACCGAGGAGGGTCAACTCTCCCGTCAGAGTCCCGCCTCCAG ACTCCGAGTCGGAGTCAGACGAGAACCCGGTGTCTGTTCAGAGGCACAGCACCAGCTACAGCCAGGACCCCCTCAgcagatacag AGTGCTGCCGGAGGTCGCCGTGGAGCCTCCGCGATGGAGCGCCGATGGCGTCGCCGCTGGCGCCCCCCCTCAGAAAG TTCGTTCCGAGTCAGACTCGGGGGCCAGCTACGCGTCCGTTCCCCGCAGGAGCTCCACCGAGAGCACCGACTCCAGAAAAGCCACAACCAGATAcag AGTCCTGCCTGAGGCCAAACCCCTACCGGTTGAAGCCAAGCCCCAGCCGCCACGTCGAGCCCCGTCTCCCATGAGACCGCCACCTCCCGACG ATTCTTCCGACTCGGACCAGCTGGCACCTCTCAGGAGGTCTGGGAGTTCTGAGCGTGAGGAGAACCACCGCAG TGCCCCGCGCGTTGCTATGGGAGCAGGTCGCTCTGGGATTTCGGTGAAGAGCAACCCACCTGTCTACT CCAAACCTGCAGAGGAGCCCATCTACTCCCTGCCCCCAGACTCTTACCCATCAGCTAATCCAGG GTACAGCTCAGACGTGCACACCGTGTCGTTTGTGAAGGAGGACAGCGTCGGCCTGAGGCTGGTGGGAGGAAACGACGTGGGTATATTTGTCGGGGGGGTCCAGCCAAACAGTCCGGCGTACGATCAGGGGATGAAAGAGGGAGACCAGATCATGCAG GTAAATAACGTAGATTTTGGTCATTTCACGAGAGAGGAGGCCGCCAACTTCCTCCTGAACGTCAAAAAGGGGGAGCAGGTTCAGATCAGGACTCAGCACAAGATGGACA TTTATAAGAAGATCATAAAGTCCAACCTGGCCGATAACTTCTACATCCGCACCCACTTTGACCATGATGCCGACAGCCCCATCGGCCTGAGCTTCACCAGAGGAGAGGTGTTCAGGGTGGTGGACACCATGCACCGCGGGAAGCTGGGTAAATGGCTGGCCGTCCGCATGGGGAACGACCTGCATGAGATGGACAAGGGCATCATCCCCAACCAGACCAG GGCTGAAACCTTCGCCAGGTTAGAGCAGACACAGAGGGGGAGCGGGGAGAGGCAGGTGTCGGGGCCGAGAGCCGAGTTCTGGAAGCTACGGGGCCTCAGAGGGAACAAGAAGAACGAAAAGTACGTGCGCAGGTCTCGCGACgacctgctgcagctcaccATCCAGGGCAAATTCCCAGCCTATGAGAGGGTCCTGCTCCGAGAAG CTAATTTCAAGCGGCCCATTGTCATCATGGGTCCTCTCAATGACATCGCCATGGAGAAACTGGCCAGAGAGATGCCCGACGAGTACGAAGCGGCAG AGATGGTTCCTCGCAGcggagcagacagcagctccacGGTCATTAAACTGGACACCGTGAGGAGGATCGCAGAGAAG GACAAGCACCCTCTGCTGGACATCACGCCCACTGCAGTGGAGAGGCTGAACTACATCCAGTACCACCCCATGGTTCTGTTCTTGGACCCTCACAGCCGTAAGGACGTCAAGGCCATGAGACAGCGCTACAGCCCCAACTCCAGCAAGAGCTCCAGGCGCCTGTACTCACAAGCACTCAAACTGAGGAAACACTGCAGCCACCTCTTCTCTG CACGCATCGACTTGCAGCCCGGCTCGCACGCTTGGTACGAGAGTCTGAAAGATAAGATCCGCCACCAGCAGACCAAACCGGTGTGGGTGTCCGAAGTGACG TTGGAGACCGGTGGAGAACAGGACTTGGATGCTCTGGACCAGACCCAGTCAGACTACCTCAGCGCCGCCAGCGACCTGGAGGACACCGACGGCGAGGCTTTCACCGACGGCGAGGCCTACACCGACAacgaggacctggaggaggctTATCCTGGTCACAACGCTCCAAATCCCAGCAGAGGCCCCAGGATGGCCGGAGCCGCTTTAGCGCGATCTTCTGAGCCTGCGTCCGGGCGCCGCAGCCCACCGCTGGATTCAGTGCACAGGGAAATCCCGCCGCTCATGCACGTACCCGAGCCCAGGGCACCCCGGCGGGAGAGTTACAGCCCGGCTCACTCTGAtgccgaggaggaggaagaggagctggctCATCGCAGCTTTACGGACTCAGATTTTAGTGCTCTGGATGTGATACCGCCCACCACTCCATCGGACGGACCCCCCGACTTTATAGCCCCTGACCCGTCGCTACGGTACGCCGAGAGGCCTGAGAGCCCGCAACATGCCAGCCTGGCCGCCATCGAGGAGAAACTACAACAG ACTCgttctgcagacacacaggcagagccCGCAGAAAGGAAAGCTCCTCAGTTCATCGT ACTGGCACATCACCAGGAAGCCATCCAGTTCAGACGCACGCAGATCCGAGGCAGCGACAGCTCCGATGATGACGAGGAGGAAGCGGACGACATCGAATGGGGTCCTGCGACTGAACtgtag